Proteins encoded together in one Plasmodium vivax chromosome 6, whole genome shotgun sequence window:
- a CDS encoding pyruvate kinase, putative (encoded by transcript PVX_110905A; Apicoplast targeted protein. Curated by Stuart Ralph, Walter and Eliza Hall Institute of Medical Research, Australia.), which translates to MMKPKRLLLVAHLATLLVEGMVKYEGANTPFSKAHIQRCCSGGPLFISNPHITKQMKQVKQMRRRKKKIQVQTEAAGLEIANKADKSRLSKKDKISFTKTKQIATIGPATENFEELEKLYLSGIDVFRLNFSHGLKSIKKYIINSLRIIEKKYDTSIGILGDIQGPKIRIGEFEKSEKNEMEKNTFVELKEGDLFSFDLVDKPGNEKRVQLNYPELLKNAKCGQMILLDDGNLKMKVIENQFNESAMQSSSLKVEVITGGKLYSKKGFCIPNMIMPIEVLNEKDIKDILFCINEGVDFLGYSFVQTKYDLIFLKSIIKDYYDSDFFRNKVKKDRLIYDEKMLQMKEYDDANDFYIKEVDDYYQHYYLKNCQKYKRIYDVYKNQDLQVDAGKAEEQLGDSAAFQNSGYDGEKEISQISTQINPHINTHITADTAHSTPSDQANGIFIVSKIEKPSAVKNIESIINLSDAIMIARGDLGIETNLSNLPILQKKMINLCRIKYNKPVIVATQMMESMRFLPSPTRAEVADVATALYDGSDCVMLSAETATGQYPILTASTQNSIIKDVENDYYYYDYTQRKNSNPVKCAHGLSPTPPTGNSHFEKLIFSIRDLSNNINLKSIILFSNEFQKIQKLSNLRTKAPILVITESVALARKLQLTWGVYPYLSKLTDAHNRDLLTLINYGCKVSKEEGFVTAPEEYSLVTFTKNINNSSNLLYLCQPCLAS; encoded by the coding sequence ATGATGAAGCCAAAGCGGTTGCTGCTCGTCGCCCACTTGGCTACACTCCTCGTCGAAGGGATGGTGAAATACGAGGGGGCCAACACCCCGTTTAGCAAAGCGCACATCCAGAGGTGCTGCTCAGGAGGGCCACTCTTCATCAGCAACCCACATATAACCAAACAGATGAAACAGGTAAAACAgatgagaagaaggaaaaaaaaaatacaagtcCAAACGGAAGCGGCTGGCCTAGAAATCGCAAACAAAGCGGACAAAAGTAGGCTaagcaaaaaggacaaaatatCATTCACAAAAACCAAACAAATAGCTACGATCGGACCCGCAACGGAAAATTTTGAGGAGCTGGAAAAGCTCTACCTCAGCGGAATTGACGTCTTCAGGTTAAATTTCTCCCATGGATTGAAAAGCATTAAAAAGTACATCATAAATTCCCTACgaattatagaaaaaaaatacgataCTTCTATTGGCATTTTAGGAGATATCCAAGGGCCAAAAATACGAATAGgggaatttgaaaaaagtgaaaaaaatgaaatggaaaaaaataccttcGTCGAATTGAAAGAGGgagatttattttccttcgaTTTGGTAGACAAGCCTGGGAATGAAAAGAGGGTGCAACTGAACTACCCGGAGTTGttaaaaaatgccaagtGCGGACAGATGATACTACTAGATGATGGAAACCTAAAAATGAAGGTCATAGAAAATCAGTTCAACGAATCAGCAATGCAGAGTAGCTCCCTAAAGGTAGAGGTAATTACGGGGGGGAAACTGTACAGCAAAAAGGGCTTCTGCATCCCTAATATGATCATGCCTATTGAAGTGCTAAACGAAAAGGATATTAAGGACATCCTGTTTTGTATCAACGAGGGGGTGGACTTTCTAGGGTACTCCTTCGTGCAAACCAAGtatgatttaatttttttaaaaagcataatCAAGGACTACTACGATAGCGACTTCTTTCGAAACAAGGTGAAAAAGGATAGACTTATTTACGACGAGAAGATGCTCCAAATGAAGGAGTACGATGATGCCAAcgatttttacataaaagaGGTCGATGACTACTACCAGCATTATTACCTGAAGAACTGTCAGAAGTATAAGCGGATTTACGATGTGTACAAAAATCAGGACCTGCAGGTGGATGCAGGCAAAGCGGAAGAGCAGCTCGGAGATTCTGCCGCTTTTCAAAATAGTGGCTACGATGGGGAAAAGGAGATCTCTCAGATTAGCACTCAGATTAACCCTCACATTAACACGCACATCACGGCTGACACCGCCCATTCCACGCCGAGTGACCAGGCGAACGGCATATTCATCGTGTCCAAAATCGAAAAACCCTCCGCTGTGAAAAACATAGAAAGCATCATAAACCTCTCCGACGCCATCATGATTGCCAGAGGAGACCTCGGAATTGAAACCAACTTGTCCAATTTAccaattttacaaaaaaaaatgatcaacctgtgtagaataaaatataacaaaccCGTCATCGTCGCAACGCAGATGATGGAGAGTATGAGATTTTTGCCCTCCCCCACCAGAGCAGAAGTGGCTGACGTTGCAACGGCGCTATACGATGGTTCCGACTGCGTTATGCTCTCAGCGGAAACAGCCACCGGCCAATACCCCATCCTTACAGCCTCCACACAAAACAGTATAATAAAAGACGTAGAAAATGATTATTACTATTACGACTACacgcaaaggaaaaatagtAATCCAGTCAAGTGTGCACATGGGTTGAGTCCCACCCCCCCCACTGGaaattcccattttgaaaaacttaTTTTCAGCATAAGGGACCTAAGCAACAACATCAATTTGAAGtcgattattttattttcgaaTGAATTTCAGAAAATCCAAAAGCTCAGCAATTTGCGAACGAAGGCTCCCATCCTTGTCATCACAGAGAGTGTTGCCCTAGCTCGAAAGCTGCAACTCACTTGGGGGGTCTACCCC
- a CDS encoding hypothetical protein, conserved (encoded by transcript PVX_110900A), producing MNKIISDILKLPPSNSCLSKICRTTKLTLILISICSNVLRYAKLDTFAHGLYNKLHTNKWVGGDASRQALTGVRAPHCFFICLDEVIMVDLVKFCNYFCNIKILHVKADSFNILFAQKYDILVININNLNSLQINVLVELMKNGVYRCKKALFPVSTTFWVYAVKSYIRSEQEFNTYIKGNLLARFDFLFELSFDGEEDIIDEVLRSTDEVGRENGNLHFELNKNYSYLKKSHLTHFEFKGMCSVTKSIIQKYFSMAADLSTLTVHHIGICELLCISASLLFKKKECLIEHVVLGLFLYDKFVSSTKNKLTQFDKNVLDSVMNSRGEESFSFQKLMNYFSSYLGATMSMQ from the exons ATGAACAAAATCATAAGCGACATTTTGAAGCTGCCGCCCAGCAATTCCTGCTTGAGCAAAATTTGCAGAACGACGAAGCTAACCCTAATTTTGATTAGCATATGCAGCAATGTGCTGAGGTACGCCAAGTTGGACACATTTGCACACGGCTTGTACAACAAGCTGCACACGAACAAGTGGGTCGGCGGGGACGCCTCGCGGCAGGCGCTGACGG gagTGAGAGCCCCACACTGCTTCTTCATCTGTCTAGATGAAGTAATAATGGTGGACTTGGTTAaattttgcaattatttCTGTAACATAAAGATTTTGCACGTGAAGGCAGACTCCTTCAACATTTTGTTTGCGCAAAAATATGACATCCTCGTgattaacataaataatttgaacaGCCTCCAAATAAACGTGTTGGTGGAATTGATGAAGAACGGCGTGTACAGGTGCAAGAAGGCGCTCTTCCCGGTGTCCACCACGTTTTGGGTCTACGCGGTGAAGTCCTACATACGGAGTGAGCAG GAATTCAACACGTACATCAAGGGGAACCTCCTGGCGCGATTCGATTTTTTATTCGAGCTCAGCTTTGATGGTGAGGAAGACATCATCGACGAGGTTTTAAGAAGCACGGATGAAGTGGGAAGGGAAAATGGCAATTTGCACTTTGAGCTGAATAAGAACTACTCCTATTTGAAGAAAAGCCATTTGACCCATTTTGAGTTCAAGGGGATGTGCAGCGTGACCAAGTCCATCATCCAGAAGTACTTCAGCATGGCCGCGGATTTGTCCACCTTGACAGT GCACCACATAGGCATATGCGAGTTGCTATGCATCAGTGCATCCCTCCTGTTTAAGAAGAAGGAATGCCTCATTGAGCATGTCGTTTTGGGGCTCTTCTTATACGACAAATTTGTCTCTTCCACGAAAAATAAGTTAACCCAATTTGATAAAAACGTACTAGACAGCGTGATGAATTCGCGGGGTGAGGAGAGCTTCTCCtttcaaaaattaatgaattatttttcctcctacTTGGGTGCCACGATGAGCATGCAGTGA
- a CDS encoding hypothetical protein, conserved (encoded by transcript PVX_110890A) gives MKLLQKCRIVHVAKQLLPPRRVKIRAHGTAVREKCTGSSTPPRGASHTPSANTPRGNTPSENAPKGNTPGQSELVRQIRKSCRKDDLCSIYKFCDQFLHLLKLKQIKEDDFSIVIHLLSKKKMHDNSFWRRIASTENVNFIFNMNLKQIILTFNSIANSYRYLSLTFLNEFTQKFIFVLKCQRKLLSLSRGRKAVRQRASDPLTRDSYPSYDESRHTNFQPLSNLTYHKGGTKIKVDDYANEFASLNITKENPTWNTLFHKNDDQNVGPLLRNRKNHLNGLDLTLACNTYSKLNHVENLQNVEELKQIMYKLFLYFLFFNKINCDHLILFMYSYTRVRGCIHTSVLLKVQKVLLSPPNGLHHHFQKLLTVHTLDVGSLNMLMSVLQRGNVKDEMICKEMILSVVINLNLKNEKRTKMKGSVLSGEDNNCADCLNHFEDALGHSPRYAPSNSNDTDEGTHELVTACTLPHGDHSEMLKKRQTLLEHFTNKDYTYVAEKDHPLVKLKRKDFCFLVYNINKLKIKNYYNVYDYIKQELSASLPCMNVYSCCIMLDCLINLNILDQKLFKKMLTSLKILFDKNHYNEKDVTDIFECLCRYDQKNSAHHNEICNFLQWLFLKVQIKLQKYNYTNLISIFCCASHFNVLFPNSVLQDLCIDVLNNFQSMDIKLLLPLLYFLKSKNYEINIFFFNTITEKVLSKMNDAHTFFYLFYILSSFASETLQKETPILIRLANLLQRNEKMLTVEQKLTIALHTVVTPVLMLNETFLLFCERAFVDILRAAHEGHTQLKGSNQLYTTSKVTPPKWNNSFAPYFTSSDNHTNFYFNTKLGGTELEVFLFLLLSDVYQKKRLLFKKGDCLTAQGEKNKHTNLQGSQVSTRKLDVLFNFIYIKLESDGLSYFLKNNIHSFDRQFCAKRLDTQKAHKYSPIFNSSKYANEEGKNNGRTLHIFNNEMREHFPNLEGTLFNVIKTCYEDFFIYTFFVKKKDKQFANYWSQNERCTYADSFLLHRNDSLIIKLKKNMFINSMHIPYVLKPFL, from the coding sequence ATTCTGCGACCAATTTTTGCACCTTCTAAAATTGAAGCAAATTAAGGAAGACGATTTTTCCATAGTAATTCACCTgctgagtaaaaaaaaaatgcacgaCAATAGCTTTTGGAGACGCATAGCCAGCAcagaaaatgtgaatttcattttcaacATGAATTTGAAGCAGATAATTCTCACCTTCAATAGCATTGCCAATTCGTACAGGTACCTCAGCTTGACCTTTTTAAACGAATTTACGCAGAAGTTCATATTTGTCTTAAAATGCCAGAGGAAACTCCTTTCTCTTTCTCGAGGAAGAAAGGCGGTGCGGCAAAGGGCAAGTGACCCCCTCACACGAGACAGTTACCCCTCGTACGATGAATCGAGGCACACAAATTTTCAGCCGCTCTCCAATTTGACATACCACAAAGGGGGGACTAAAATTAAAGTGGACGATTACGCGAATGAATTCGCATCTCTGAACATTACAAAGGAGAACCCCACATGGAATACgctatttcacaaaaatgatgaccaAAATGTTGGTCCCCTTCTTAGGAATAGGAAAAACCATTTGAATGGCTTAGACCTAACCCTAGCATGCAACACATATTCTAAGCTGAACCACGTAGAGAACTTGCAAAATGTAGAAGagttaaaacaaattatgtacaaactttttctttattttttatttttcaacaaaataaattgcgACCATCTGATTCTCTTCATGTATAGCTACACACGGGTGAGAGGATGTATACACACAAGTGTGCTGCTCAAAGTGCAGAAGGTGTTACTGAGTCCGCCAAATGGGCTGCACCATCATTTTCAAAAACTGCTTACTGTGCACACCCTGGATGTAGGCTCATTAAACATGCTAATGAGTGTACTACAAAGGGGAAATGTTAAGGACGAAATGATCTGCAAAGAAATGATCCTCTCAGTggtaataaatttaaatttgaagaatgaaaaaaggacCAAAATGAAGGGGTCTGTCTTAAGTGGGGAAGACAATAACTGTGCCGATTGCCTCAACCATTTTGAAGACGCATTGGGTCACTCACCTCGATATGCCCCCTCAAATAGCAACGATACGGACGAGGGTACTCACGAACTTGTAACAGCTTGTACACTTCCTCATGGCGACCATTCCGagatgctaaaaaaaaggcaaacccTCCTTGAACATTTTACAAACAAGGATTACACGTACGTAGCGGAGAAAGACCACCCGCTCGTTAAACTAAAAAGGAAGGACTTCTGCTTCCTTGTATAcaatataaacaaattaaaaataaaaaattactacaaTGTGTACGACTATATAAAGCAGGAGTTGAGTGCTAGCCTGCCGTGTATGAATGTCTACAGCTGCTGCATCATGCTGGACTgcttaataaatttaaacataCTTgatcaaaaattatttaaaaaaatgctgaccagcttgaaaatattattcgaTAAAAATCACTATAATGAGAAGGACGTTACGGACATTTTCGAATGCCTATGCAGATATGACCAGAAAAATTCGGCCCATCATAACGAAATATGCAACTTCCTACAatggttatttttaaaagtacaaataaaattacaaaaatataactacACAAATTTAATTTCGATTTTCTGTTGCGCTTCTCACTTTAACGTACTTTTTCCCAACAGTGTGCTGCAAGATTTGTGTATAGACGTGCTGAACAATTTTCAGTCAATGGATATAAaattgcttctcccccttctatactttttaaaaagtaaaaattacgaaattaatatttttttttttaacacaatcACGGAGAAAGTCCTTTCCAAAATGAATGATGCGCACAcgtttttttaccttttctaTATTTTGTCCAGTTTTGCTTCAGAAACGCTGCAAAAAGAGACTCCCATTTTGATCAGACTGGCCAACTTACTGCAGCGTAATGAGAAGATGCTAACTGTAGAGCAAAAACTCACCATCGCATTGCACACAGTTGTAACTCCTGTGTTGATGCTAAATGAGACattcctcctcttctgtgAGAGGGCGTTTGTGGATATTTTGCGTGCGGCACATGAGGGGCACACACAACTAAAGGGGAGCAACCAACTTTATACTACGTCAAAGGTaactccccccaaatggaacaACAGCTTCGCCCCATACTTCACCAGCAGTGATAATCATACCAATTTTTACTTCAACACAAAATTGGGTGGTACCGAATTGgaggttttcctttttttgctactgTCAGATGTGTATCAGAAGAAACGcttgctttttaaaaagggggactgCCTAACAGCgcagggtgaaaaaaataaacacaccAACCTGCAGGGAAGCCAAGTAAGCACACGTAAGTTAGACGTACTGTTCAACTTTATATACATCAAATTGGAGAGTGATGGCCTCAGCTACttcctaaaaaataacatccATTCGTTCGATCGGCAATTTTGCGCAAAACGGTTGGACACGCAAAAAGCACACAAGTATAGCCCCATTTTTAACTCAAGCAAATATGCAAacgaagagggaaaaaataatgggaGGACGCTCCACATTTTCAACAACGAGATGAGGGAACACTTCCCCAACTTGGAGGGAACCCTTTTTAATGTAATCAAAACATGTTATGaagattttttcatttacacatttttcgtaaaaaaaaaggacaaacagTTTGCTAATTATTGGAGCCAAAACGAACGCTGCACTTACGCCGATTCGTTTCTCCTCCACAGGAATGATAgcttaattataaaattgaaaaagaacATGTTCATCAATTCGATGCACATTCCGTATGTGTTAAAACCGTTTCTGTAA
- a CDS encoding ADP/ATP transporter on adenylate translocase, putative (encoded by transcript PVX_110895A), whose translation MSGDFKTNFAADFLMGGVSAAISKTVVAPIERVKMLIQTQDSIPEIKSGQVERYSGLINCFKRVSQEQGVMSLWRGNTANIIRYFPTQAFNFAFKDYFKNVFPKYDQNTDFTKFFCVNILSGATAGAISLLIVYPLDFARTRLASDIGKGKDRQFTGLFDCLKKIYKQTGFLSLYSGFGVSVTGIIVYRGSYFGLYDSAKALLFNNDKNTNIVLKWAVAQSVTILAGLISYPFDTVRRRMMMMSGRKAKEEIQYKNTIDCWIKILKNEGLAGFFKGAWANVIRGAGGALVLVFYDELQKLI comes from the coding sequence ATGAGTGGAGACTTCAAAACCAACTTCGCGGCCGACTTCCTCATGGGAGGTGTCTCAGCGGCCATTTCCAAAACAGTAGTTGCGCCCATAGAGAGAGTGAAAATGCTTATCCAGACGCAGGACTCCATACCAGAAATCAAATCAGGCCAAGTGGAAAGATATTCAGGGCTAATCAACTGTTTTAAGAGAGTATCGCAAGAACAGGGAGTCATGTCCCTTTGGAGAGGAAACACAGCCAACATTATTCGCTACTTCCCAACCCAAGCTTTCAATTTTGCCTTCAaagattattttaaaaatgtatttcccAAATATGACCAGAACACAGATTTtaccaaatttttttgtgttaacATTTTATCCGGCGCAACAGCAGGTGCTATTTCGCTTTTAATTGTATACCCTCTAGATTTTGCAAGAACGAGATTGGCATCTGACATCGGCAAAGGGAAGGACAGACAGTTCACAGGATTATTTgattgcttaaaaaaaatatataaacaaaccGGTTTTCTGTCCCTCTACAGTGGTTTCGGCGTTTCGGTCACAGGTATCATCGTCTATCGAGGCTCCTATTTCGGATTATACGACAGTGCCAAAGCTCTCCTATTTAATAATGACAAAAATACGAATATCGTTTTAAAATGGGCAGTCGCTCAGTCAGTCACCATTCTAGCAGGACTCATTTCCTACCCATTCGATACCGTTCGAAGGAGAATGATGATGATGTCCGGAAGAAAGGCAAAGGAAGAGATTCAGTACAAAAATACCATCGACTGTTGGATTAAAATACTGAAGAATGAGGGACTTGCTGGATTCTTTAAGGGCGCTTGGGCTAATGTCATTAGAGGAGCTGGAGGAGCTCTTGTGCTCGTTTTCTACGACGAATTGCAGAAGTTGATATAA